The Spirochaetaceae bacterium DNA window GTACTTCAAGAAAGCCGTAAGGGGCCAGAACATCGGCGAAGATAGCCACAAAAATCAATATCAATATGATAATCCCGCTGACAGTACCCAGTGGCTTCTCCTTCCACAGTCTGCTCAATAAATTAGCCAGAGCGGTACGTCTCTTTGGCGCAATTTCTGCTGATGGTATCCCTGTGGCGTCACTCATATCCCCGATTTCCCCCTTTATCTGTATCGTACCCTGGGGTCCAAATAAGGATAAATCAGGTCGATAATTAGATTGATCCCTACAACCGCCGTGGCGAAAACCAAGTTTACTCCGGAGACAACCGGGTAGTCTCTGTTATTGAGTGCATCCAGCATGAGACGACCTAACCCCGGCAGGGCAAATATGTTCTCCATGATAACGGAGCCGCCTACCAGCAGAGGCAACTGCAGGCCGACCAGGGTAACTACCGGGATGAGGCCATTCTTGACGGCGTGTCTCATAATAACTACCCTCTCCTTGAGACCCTTGGACCAGGCCGTCCTGATGTAGTCCTGCCTGAGCACCTCCAGCATCATGGTGCGCGTCATCCGCATTGTGGCTGCAGCCGAGGCCGTCCCCAGAATCAGGCTGGGAATGATGAACACCCCGAGATTTCCCAGCGGGTCTTCGGTGAAAGGAACCCACTCCAGCGGTGGCGCCCAGCCCCACCAGATTGCCGGGAAGATCATGACCATAGTTCCCAGCCAGAAGTTAGGCGTTGCCAGGCCGATGATGGCCGCGGAGCGCCCCACGTAGTCGGCCGCCGTATCCTGGCGAATCGCCGAGTAGATGCCGACTGGAAGCGCTATCAAGAGCCCGATTACGATTGCCATGACACCAAGCTCGATGGTTACCGGCAGTCTATCTATTATCTTCTCCTCCACCGCCCCACGGCCCATCAGTGATTCGCCAAGGCTACCGTGCCGGAAAATATTTCCTATCCAGCGTC harbors:
- a CDS encoding ABC transporter permease; its protein translation is MRAYIIRRLLLIIPTLFILSILVFLSVRFIPGDVIDAMLAQMEMYVGIDREALERRLGLDVPVYVQYGRWIGNIFRHGSLGESLMGRGAVEEKIIDRLPVTIELGVMAIVIGLLIALPVGIYSAIRQDTAADYVGRSAAIIGLATPNFWLGTMVMIFPAIWWGWAPPLEWVPFTEDPLGNLGVFIIPSLILGTASAAATMRMTRTMMLEVLRQDYIRTAWSKGLKERVVIMRHAVKNGLIPVVTLVGLQLPLLVGGSVIMENIFALPGLGRLMLDALNNRDYPVVSGVNLVFATAVVGINLIIDLIYPYLDPRVRYR